A genomic window from Pseudomonas argentinensis includes:
- the hemJ gene encoding protoporphyrinogen oxidase HemJ translates to MLYPWIKALHIVAMVCWFAGLFYLPRLFVYHAMSEDAPSRERFSTMERKLYRGIMTPAMIATLVLGVGLLMLAPGWMSQGWMHAKLTLVILLVGYHHLCGAMYKRLARGENTRSHVFYRWFNEVPVLLLLAIVILVVVRPF, encoded by the coding sequence ATGCTTTATCCGTGGATCAAAGCCCTGCACATCGTCGCCATGGTCTGCTGGTTTGCCGGTCTGTTCTACCTGCCCCGGCTGTTCGTGTACCACGCCATGAGCGAGGACGCACCGAGCCGTGAACGGTTCAGCACCATGGAGCGCAAGCTGTACCGAGGCATCATGACACCGGCGATGATCGCCACGCTGGTACTGGGCGTGGGCCTGTTGATGCTCGCCCCCGGCTGGATGAGCCAGGGGTGGATGCATGCCAAGCTGACCCTGGTGATCCTGCTGGTGGGTTACCACCACCTGTGCGGCGCCATGTACAAGCGCCTGGCCCGCGGTGAGAACACACGCAGCCACGTGTTCTACCGCTGGTTCAACGAGGTGCCGGTGCTGCTATTGCTCGCCATCGTCATCCTGGTCGTGGTCAGGCCATTCTGA
- a CDS encoding DUF6776 family protein, with amino-acid sequence MSGWEVRPSNRAQERRLRVSLVLLLVAVPLAFYAGNWWQARSTQQRALAFEQTQAQVEAQARELDELRQRMAVLSSGEQLAQQSNEQSRLTIKLLEEQNFKQQQELAFYKGVLAPDSKVTGLLIRSFDVHATETPGVYRFKLMLSRIGGDDKPLQGRLHVQLEGSMNGKATSLPLSQLSGDLPAGSTEKAIPFAFKHLQAIPEGGRLGELRIPEGFVPKRIGIKADVEGGKAVERQIEWTDG; translated from the coding sequence ATGTCGGGTTGGGAGGTTCGCCCCAGCAACCGTGCCCAGGAGCGGCGTCTCCGGGTCTCGCTGGTGCTGCTGCTTGTCGCGGTGCCGCTCGCCTTTTACGCGGGCAATTGGTGGCAAGCCAGGTCCACGCAGCAGCGGGCATTGGCATTTGAACAGACCCAGGCGCAGGTCGAGGCGCAGGCGCGCGAGCTGGACGAGTTGCGTCAGCGCATGGCGGTGCTCAGCAGTGGTGAACAGCTGGCGCAACAATCCAACGAGCAGAGCCGCCTGACCATCAAGCTGCTGGAGGAGCAGAACTTCAAGCAGCAGCAGGAACTGGCCTTCTACAAAGGGGTGTTGGCGCCGGACAGCAAAGTCACTGGCCTGCTGATCCGCAGCTTCGATGTCCACGCAACGGAAACACCGGGCGTCTATCGTTTCAAACTCATGCTCAGCCGCATCGGCGGGGATGACAAGCCGCTGCAGGGTCGTTTGCACGTGCAGTTGGAAGGCAGCATGAACGGCAAGGCGACGAGCCTGCCGCTCAGCCAGTTGAGCGGCGATCTCCCGGCAGGCTCGACCGAGAAGGCGATCCCCTTCGCATTCAAGCACCTGCAGGCGATTCCCGAAGGGGGGCGGCTGGGTGAGCTGCGAATTCCCGAGGGTTTCGTGCCCAAGCGCATAGGTATCAAGGCTGATGTCGAGGGTGGAAAAGCCGTCGAGCGTCAAATCGAGTGGACTGACGGATAG
- a CDS encoding peptidoglycan DD-metalloendopeptidase family protein, with protein MTSTTKAPPLYPKTHIIAASGVAALLSLALLVFPSREVEAKKTFLNLDMDNGSEQIQQSLPGNQADGATEEDVDSPFAQIEGNNQSQNAELEAEPEVAEQPPEDPRNKTVTVANGDTLSTVFSKVGLSSNTLHEVINSSKEAKQLARLKVGQELQFQLSDAGQLESLHSQLSDLESISLSKTDSGYDFKREMVKPDVHESYAHGVINSSLFVAAKRAGLSHNLTMDLANIFGYDIDFAMDIREGDEFEVIYQNKKVGDKSVGTGNILSARFTNRGKTYTAVRYTDKQGNVSYYDADGNSMRKAFIRTPVDFARISSRFSNGRKHPILNKIRAHKGVDYAAPRGTPIKAAGDGKVILAGRKGGYGNTVVLQHGSRYRTLYAHMQGFAKGVRTGGSVKQGQIIGYIGTTGLSTGPHLHYEFQVNGTHVDPLSQKLPMSDPIARQEKQRFLQMSKPLMARMDQEKATMLALNKR; from the coding sequence ATGACCTCTACAACTAAAGCGCCGCCGCTCTATCCCAAGACACACATCATCGCAGCCAGCGGCGTTGCCGCCCTCCTCAGCCTCGCGCTCCTGGTGTTTCCCTCCCGCGAAGTAGAAGCCAAGAAGACCTTCCTCAATCTGGACATGGACAATGGTTCCGAGCAGATTCAGCAGAGCCTGCCCGGCAATCAGGCAGACGGCGCAACCGAGGAAGACGTCGACTCGCCGTTCGCGCAAATAGAAGGCAACAACCAATCGCAGAATGCCGAGCTTGAGGCAGAGCCGGAAGTTGCCGAGCAGCCGCCCGAAGATCCACGCAACAAGACGGTCACCGTGGCCAATGGCGACACGCTCTCCACGGTGTTCAGCAAGGTGGGCCTGAGTTCCAATACCCTGCATGAGGTGATCAACAGCAGCAAGGAAGCCAAGCAATTGGCCCGCCTCAAGGTCGGCCAGGAACTGCAGTTCCAGCTGAGCGACGCGGGGCAGCTGGAAAGCCTGCACAGCCAGCTCAGCGACCTGGAAAGCATCAGCCTGAGCAAGACCGACAGCGGTTACGATTTCAAGCGTGAGATGGTCAAGCCGGATGTGCACGAGTCCTACGCCCACGGGGTGATCAACAGCTCGCTGTTCGTGGCGGCCAAGCGTGCCGGCCTGTCCCACAACCTGACCATGGATCTGGCCAACATCTTCGGCTACGACATCGACTTCGCCATGGATATTCGTGAAGGCGACGAGTTCGAGGTGATCTACCAGAACAAGAAGGTCGGCGATAAATCGGTCGGCACCGGCAACATTCTTTCCGCGCGTTTCACCAACCGTGGCAAGACCTATACCGCCGTTCGCTATACCGACAAGCAAGGCAACGTCAGTTACTACGATGCCGACGGCAACAGCATGCGCAAGGCCTTCATTCGTACCCCGGTAGACTTCGCCCGTATCAGCTCGCGCTTCTCCAACGGCCGCAAGCACCCCATCCTCAACAAGATCCGCGCTCACAAGGGCGTCGATTATGCCGCCCCCCGTGGCACGCCGATCAAGGCTGCCGGCGATGGCAAGGTCATCCTCGCCGGCCGCAAGGGTGGTTACGGCAATACCGTGGTGCTGCAACACGGTAGCCGCTATCGCACCCTCTATGCGCACATGCAGGGTTTCGCCAAGGGCGTGCGCACCGGCGGCAGCGTCAAGCAGGGCCAGATCATCGGCTACATCGGTACCACCGGCCTGTCGACCGGCCCGCACCTGCACTACGAGTTCCAGGTCAACGGCACCCACGTCGACCCGCTGAGCCAGAAGCTGCCGATGTCCGATCCGATCGCTCGCCAGGAAAAGCAGCGTTTCCTGCAGATGAGCAAACCGCTGATGGCGCGCATGGATCAGGAAAAAGCCACCATGCTCGCACTCAACAAGCGCTGA
- the erpA gene encoding iron-sulfur cluster insertion protein ErpA → MSVETFTPAAAMQFTQGAASKVKSLVDEEGNPRLKLRVFVTGGGCSGFQYGFTFDEEVADDDTIVEREGVSLVVDPMSFQYLVGAEVDYQEGLEGSRFVIKNPNATTTCGCGSSFSI, encoded by the coding sequence ATGAGCGTCGAAACCTTCACCCCAGCCGCTGCGATGCAGTTCACGCAGGGAGCGGCCAGCAAGGTTAAGAGCCTGGTTGATGAAGAGGGCAACCCGCGCCTGAAGCTGCGCGTGTTCGTGACCGGGGGCGGTTGCTCGGGCTTCCAGTACGGCTTCACCTTCGATGAGGAGGTGGCCGATGACGACACCATCGTCGAGCGCGAGGGCGTCAGCCTGGTCGTCGACCCGATGAGCTTCCAGTACCTGGTGGGTGCGGAAGTGGATTATCAGGAAGGACTCGAGGGCTCTCGCTTCGTGATCAAGAACCCCAACGCGACCACCACTTGCGGTTGCGGCTCGTCCTTCTCGATCTGA
- a CDS encoding pantothenate kinase, translating to MILELDCGNSFIKWRVLPRAGVGAALASGVADNGEVLIAALADRFAQQLSTCRLVSVRADDETRLLCAALSERFAIECQVAAPAQTLAGVQNGYVDYQRLGLDRWLAVVGAYSLEQGACLVLDLGTAITSDFIAAGGAHLGGFICPGMPLMRSQLLTHTRRIRYDSAAVKQAGDSLMPGRCTAEAVERGCRLMLRGFVSTQLELARQQCGDDVAVFLTGGDAAMAAEWVPAARVVPDLVFIGLAIACPVVGEK from the coding sequence ATGATTCTTGAGCTTGACTGCGGTAACAGCTTCATCAAGTGGCGTGTCCTGCCGCGTGCAGGCGTGGGCGCAGCGCTCGCCAGTGGCGTTGCGGATAACGGTGAGGTGCTCATAGCCGCGCTGGCGGATCGTTTTGCGCAGCAGCTATCGACTTGTCGTCTGGTGAGCGTGCGCGCCGATGATGAAACGCGTCTGCTCTGTGCCGCCCTGAGCGAGCGCTTCGCGATCGAGTGCCAGGTGGCGGCGCCTGCACAGACGCTCGCCGGCGTGCAGAACGGCTACGTGGATTATCAACGGTTGGGGCTCGATCGATGGCTCGCTGTCGTCGGTGCTTACAGCCTGGAACAGGGCGCCTGTCTGGTCCTGGATCTCGGTACGGCGATCACCTCGGACTTCATCGCCGCTGGGGGTGCGCATCTGGGCGGTTTCATATGCCCAGGGATGCCGCTGATGCGCAGCCAATTGCTCACCCACACGCGCCGGATTCGCTATGACAGCGCTGCCGTGAAGCAGGCCGGCGACAGCCTGATGCCGGGGCGCTGCACCGCAGAGGCCGTGGAGCGTGGCTGTCGGCTGATGTTGCGCGGTTTCGTGAGTACTCAGCTCGAGCTGGCTCGTCAGCAATGTGGAGATGATGTAGCAGTGTTTCTGACCGGGGGAGATGCGGCGATGGCGGCGGAGTGGGTGCCGGCGGCGCGCGTGGTGCCTGATCTGGTCTTTATCGGTTTGGCGATTGCCTGTCCGGTGGTGGGAGAGAAGTGA
- a CDS encoding anhydro-N-acetylmuramic acid kinase, whose product MSGTSLDGLDIALVEQGERTRLLAHHYQAFPDSLRQQLLELCSSGADELARAALAEQRWAQLVAEGVNSLLREQNLLPDAIRAIGSHGQTVRHEPARGFTIQIGNPALLAELTGITVVADFRRRDVAAGGQGAPLVPAFHEALFASPGAARAILNVGGFSNLSLLEQGKPAKGFDCGPGNVLMDAWIHHHLGHAYDKDGAWATSGVVQPELLTALLADPFFQATGPKSTGRELFNLPWLLQHLSAQPAFEPQDVQATLLELTATSIAASLQHAQPGCAQLLVCGGGAHNRALLARLQALLPAAQVSSTDNHGVPADWVEAMAFAWLAHCCLNGIPANRPEVTGARGLRVLGAIYPA is encoded by the coding sequence ATGTCCGGTACCAGTCTCGATGGGCTGGACATCGCCCTTGTCGAGCAGGGCGAGCGCACTCGATTGCTCGCCCATCACTACCAGGCCTTTCCCGATTCGCTTCGCCAGCAGCTGCTCGAACTGTGCAGCTCTGGCGCGGACGAACTGGCCCGCGCCGCCCTTGCCGAACAGCGGTGGGCGCAGCTGGTCGCCGAGGGCGTCAACAGCCTGTTGCGCGAGCAGAACCTGCTACCAGACGCCATTCGCGCCATCGGCAGCCATGGCCAGACCGTACGCCATGAACCCGCGCGGGGCTTCACCATCCAGATCGGCAACCCTGCCCTGCTGGCCGAACTGACCGGTATTACCGTAGTGGCCGACTTTCGCCGCCGCGATGTGGCAGCCGGCGGCCAGGGCGCGCCGCTGGTGCCGGCCTTTCATGAGGCGCTTTTCGCGAGCCCCGGCGCTGCCCGAGCGATTCTCAACGTGGGCGGTTTCAGCAACCTCAGCCTGCTGGAACAAGGCAAGCCCGCCAAGGGCTTCGACTGCGGGCCGGGCAACGTGCTGATGGATGCGTGGATTCACCATCATCTCGGCCATGCCTATGACAAGGATGGCGCCTGGGCTACCAGCGGTGTAGTGCAACCTGAATTGCTGACGGCGCTGCTGGCGGATCCGTTCTTCCAGGCCACGGGACCGAAGAGCACCGGGCGCGAGCTGTTCAACCTGCCCTGGCTGCTGCAGCACCTGAGCGCGCAGCCTGCCTTTGAGCCACAGGATGTGCAGGCCACCCTGCTGGAGCTGACGGCCACCAGCATCGCGGCTTCGCTGCAGCACGCGCAACCAGGCTGCGCTCAATTGCTGGTCTGCGGCGGCGGTGCCCATAACAGGGCGCTGCTGGCACGTTTGCAGGCGTTGCTGCCCGCAGCCCAGGTGAGCAGTACCGACAATCATGGCGTGCCTGCCGACTGGGTCGAGGCCATGGCGTTTGCCTGGCTGGCTCACTGTTGCCTCAATGGCATCCCCGCCAACCGGCCCGAGGTTACCGGTGCCCGGGGCTTGCGGGTGCTCGGCGCCATCTACCCAGCCTGA
- a CDS encoding SPOR domain-containing protein codes for MRWIFMLLVVLNAFYYVWHQQQVPMQAKEVAPLSLYQDSRRDIQLLSESQPQERRTPAVREEAPEQAVCLFLGRFDEPAQAEQVEQRLLSLDIRSQTLVVESAGAVDYWVYLPPLASRQASLRQLRELQARKIDSYIISQGDLANGISLGIFPRHDSADSVISRLRRAGYEPLLRELPRANRSHWVRIAPESRRLVDDSLLERLSLDFNGLQHQLMPCEGVASVR; via the coding sequence ATGCGCTGGATCTTCATGCTGTTGGTGGTGCTCAACGCCTTCTACTACGTATGGCATCAGCAACAGGTGCCCATGCAGGCGAAGGAGGTTGCACCCCTGTCCCTGTACCAGGACAGCCGACGCGACATCCAGTTGCTGAGCGAATCCCAGCCCCAGGAGCGACGTACTCCTGCTGTCAGAGAAGAGGCGCCTGAACAGGCCGTGTGTCTGTTCCTGGGCCGCTTCGATGAGCCGGCGCAGGCTGAGCAGGTGGAGCAGCGGCTGCTGAGCCTGGATATTCGTTCGCAGACCCTGGTGGTCGAGTCGGCGGGCGCCGTCGATTACTGGGTCTATCTTCCGCCCCTGGCTTCACGTCAGGCCTCGCTAAGGCAACTGCGAGAGCTGCAGGCGCGCAAGATCGACAGCTACATCATCAGCCAGGGCGATCTGGCCAACGGTATTTCGCTGGGCATCTTTCCTCGTCACGATTCGGCCGACAGCGTGATCTCGCGCCTGCGCCGCGCTGGTTACGAGCCGCTGCTACGCGAATTGCCGCGTGCCAACCGCAGTCACTGGGTGCGCATCGCCCCGGAAAGCCGGCGTTTGGTCGATGATTCGCTGCTCGAGCGTTTGTCTTTGGACTTCAATGGCTTACAACATCAATTAATGCCCTGCGAGGGGGTTGCAAGCGTTCGATAG
- a CDS encoding bactofilin family protein, with translation MWNKGKGKADMQRFAGKTSLIAAGAVFRGDLEFQGAVQIDGKVLGDILTEQGLVRVSVEGQVEGEVRAPHVVIDGEIVGDVYAGQHVELGPKARVRGNLYYGLMEMAMGAQVEGGLRPIKEQDRPLELPESLEDGQ, from the coding sequence ATGTGGAATAAAGGCAAGGGCAAGGCTGACATGCAGCGTTTCGCGGGCAAGACCAGCCTGATCGCGGCGGGCGCGGTATTTCGCGGCGACCTGGAGTTCCAGGGCGCGGTGCAGATCGATGGCAAGGTGCTCGGCGATATCCTTACCGAGCAGGGGTTGGTGCGGGTCAGCGTCGAGGGGCAGGTTGAAGGCGAGGTGCGTGCCCCCCATGTAGTGATCGACGGCGAGATCGTCGGCGATGTCTATGCCGGCCAGCACGTCGAACTGGGGCCCAAGGCCCGGGTTCGCGGCAATCTCTACTATGGCCTGATGGAAATGGCCATGGGCGCCCAGGTCGAGGGTGGCTTGCGGCCGATCAAGGAGCAGGACCGACCGTTGGAGCTGCCCGAGAGCCTGGAAGACGGCCAATAG
- the tyrS gene encoding tyrosine--tRNA ligase, whose amino-acid sequence MKSVEEQLALIKRGAEEVLVEAELIEKLKRGEPLRIKAGFDPTAPDLHLGHTVLINKLRQFQELGHQVIFLIGDFTGMIGDPSGKSATRPPLTREQVLENAETYKAQVFKILDPAKTEVAFNSTWINELTPADFIRLASQYTVARMLERDDFDKRYTGNQPIAIHEFLYPLVQGYDSVALRADVELGGTDQKFNLLMGRELQRAYGQSSQCVVTMPLLEGLDGVKKMSKSLGNYIGIQEAPGVMYNKLVSMPDALMWRYFELLSFRSMDEIEQFKKDVEAGANPRDIKIKLAEEIVGRFHGEEAAANAHRSAGNRMKEGELPEDLPEVELAAADDMPIAALLNKAGLVKNAAVARDLLGSNGVRVDGQVVDRNFVFKLGATHVCQAGKKAFARVTLKSE is encoded by the coding sequence ATGAAGTCGGTTGAAGAGCAGCTCGCGCTGATCAAGCGCGGTGCGGAGGAAGTCCTTGTTGAAGCTGAGCTGATCGAGAAGCTCAAGCGCGGTGAGCCGCTGCGTATCAAGGCAGGCTTCGATCCGACTGCACCGGATCTGCACCTGGGGCATACCGTGCTTATTAATAAGCTGCGCCAGTTCCAGGAGCTGGGACATCAGGTGATCTTCCTGATCGGCGACTTCACCGGGATGATCGGCGACCCCAGTGGCAAGAGTGCCACGCGCCCACCCCTGACCCGTGAGCAGGTGCTGGAGAATGCAGAGACCTACAAGGCTCAGGTCTTCAAGATCCTCGATCCGGCCAAGACCGAAGTCGCCTTCAACTCCACCTGGATCAACGAGTTGACCCCGGCCGACTTCATTCGCCTGGCCTCCCAGTACACCGTGGCGCGCATGCTCGAGCGCGACGACTTCGACAAGCGCTATACCGGTAACCAGCCGATCGCCATCCACGAATTCCTGTACCCGCTCGTGCAGGGCTACGACTCGGTGGCGCTGCGCGCCGATGTCGAGCTCGGTGGTACCGATCAGAAATTCAACCTGCTGATGGGACGCGAGCTTCAGCGCGCGTACGGCCAGTCCTCCCAGTGCGTCGTCACCATGCCGCTGCTCGAGGGGCTGGATGGCGTGAAGAAGATGTCCAAGTCCCTGGGCAACTATATCGGCATCCAGGAAGCGCCGGGGGTCATGTACAACAAGCTGGTGTCCATGCCCGATGCGCTGATGTGGCGTTACTTCGAGCTGCTCAGCTTCCGCAGCATGGATGAGATCGAGCAATTCAAGAAGGATGTCGAGGCCGGGGCGAACCCGCGCGACATCAAGATCAAGCTGGCCGAGGAAATCGTCGGCCGTTTCCATGGCGAAGAGGCGGCTGCCAATGCCCACCGTTCTGCCGGTAACCGCATGAAGGAGGGTGAGCTGCCCGAGGACCTGCCAGAAGTCGAGCTGGCCGCGGCCGATGACATGCCGATCGCCGCACTCCTTAATAAGGCAGGCCTGGTGAAAAACGCAGCGGTCGCGCGTGATCTGCTCGGCTCCAATGGTGTGCGCGTGGATGGTCAGGTGGTCGATCGCAACTTCGTGTTCAAGCTGGGTGCGACCCACGTTTGCCAGGCCGGCAAGAAGGCCTTTGCACGCGTTACGCTGAAATCCGAATAA
- the tuf gene encoding elongation factor Tu, with translation MAKEKFERNKPHVNVGTIGHVDHGKTTLTAALTRVCSEVFGSAKVDFDKIDSAPEEKARGITINTAHVEYDSSVRHYAHVDCPGHADYVKNMITGAAQMDGAILVCSAADGPMPQTREHILLSRQVGVPYIVVFLNKADMVDDAELLELVEMEVRDLLSTYDFPGDDTPIIIGSALMALNGQDDNGMGTTAVKTLVETLDSYIPEPVRAIDRPFLMPIEDVFSISGRGTVVTGRVERGIVKIQEEIEIVGLRATTKTTCTGVEMFRKLLDEGRAGENCGVLLRGTKRDDVERGQVLAKPGTIKPHTKFEAEVYVLSKEEGGRHTPFFKGYRPQFYFRTTDVTGSCELPEGVEMVMPGDNIKMVVTLIKPIAMEDGLRFAIREGGRTVGAGVVAKIVE, from the coding sequence ATGGCTAAAGAAAAGTTTGAACGTAACAAACCGCACGTCAACGTTGGCACCATCGGTCACGTTGACCATGGCAAAACCACTCTGACCGCTGCTCTGACTCGCGTCTGCTCCGAAGTTTTCGGTTCGGCCAAGGTCGACTTCGACAAGATCGATAGCGCTCCGGAAGAGAAGGCTCGTGGTATCACCATCAACACTGCACACGTAGAGTACGATTCGTCCGTACGTCACTACGCGCACGTTGACTGCCCGGGTCACGCTGACTACGTCAAGAACATGATTACCGGTGCTGCCCAGATGGACGGCGCGATCCTGGTTTGCTCGGCCGCCGATGGTCCGATGCCGCAGACCCGTGAGCACATCCTGCTGTCCCGTCAGGTAGGCGTTCCGTACATCGTTGTCTTCCTGAACAAGGCTGACATGGTTGACGACGCTGAGCTGCTGGAACTGGTCGAGATGGAAGTTCGCGATCTGCTGAGCACCTACGACTTCCCGGGCGACGACACCCCGATCATCATCGGTTCGGCGCTGATGGCTCTGAACGGCCAGGACGACAACGGCATGGGTACCACTGCGGTGAAGACCCTGGTGGAAACTCTGGACAGCTACATTCCAGAGCCGGTTCGTGCTATCGATCGTCCGTTCCTGATGCCGATCGAAGACGTGTTCTCGATCTCCGGCCGCGGTACTGTAGTTACCGGTCGTGTAGAGCGCGGTATCGTCAAGATCCAGGAAGAAATCGAGATCGTTGGTCTGCGTGCTACCACCAAGACCACCTGCACCGGTGTCGAGATGTTCCGCAAGCTGCTCGACGAAGGTCGTGCTGGTGAGAACTGTGGCGTTCTGCTGCGCGGCACCAAGCGTGACGACGTAGAGCGTGGTCAGGTTCTGGCCAAGCCGGGCACCATCAAGCCGCACACCAAGTTCGAAGCTGAAGTGTACGTTCTGTCCAAGGAAGAAGGTGGTCGTCACACCCCGTTCTTCAAGGGCTACCGTCCGCAGTTCTACTTCCGTACCACTGACGTGACCGGTTCGTGCGAACTGCCGGAAGGCGTTGAGATGGTAATGCCGGGCGACAACATCAAGATGGTTGTCACCCTGATCAAGCCGATCGCCATGGAAGACGGCCTGCGCTTCGCCATTCGCGAAGGTGGTCGTACCGTTGGCGCCGGTGTTGTAGCAAAGATCGTCGAATAA
- the birA gene encoding bifunctional biotin--[acetyl-CoA-carboxylase] ligase/biotin operon repressor BirA, whose product MQSLLRLLQDGQFHSGEELGAAVGVSRAAIWKRLQALEAEFDLQIHKVRGRGYRLETPLSLLDIDALTASSSFPVILLQQVDSTNAEALRHLASGAVPPFLVIAEQQTAGRGRRGRSWASPFGENLYYSLVLRVSGGMRQLEGLSLVVGLALLQVLREAGVEDAGLKWPNDLLVGGRKVAGILLELSGDPADICHVVIGIGVNINMRVPPRGETIDQPWTSLRQVVGGQVDRNGFVASLDRQLQHYLQLHQTHGFASLREQWEANHLWQGRMAVLAAGLQSVQGRVLGVDDTGALRLEVEGREQVFSGGELSLRLRDDS is encoded by the coding sequence ATGCAGTCTTTATTGCGACTTCTACAGGATGGGCAGTTTCATTCGGGTGAGGAGCTCGGAGCAGCTGTGGGTGTGAGTCGGGCGGCTATCTGGAAGCGCCTGCAGGCGCTCGAAGCCGAGTTCGATCTGCAGATCCACAAGGTTCGCGGGCGTGGGTACCGGCTCGAGACCCCCTTGTCCCTGCTGGACATCGACGCGCTGACCGCTTCGTCCTCGTTCCCGGTCATCCTGCTGCAGCAAGTCGATTCGACCAATGCAGAGGCCCTCCGCCATCTGGCATCCGGCGCCGTTCCGCCATTTCTGGTGATTGCCGAGCAGCAAACCGCGGGTCGTGGCCGGCGTGGTCGCAGTTGGGCGAGTCCATTCGGTGAGAACCTGTATTACAGCCTGGTGCTGCGGGTCAGCGGTGGAATGCGTCAGCTCGAGGGTCTCAGCCTCGTGGTGGGGCTTGCGCTCCTGCAGGTGCTTCGTGAGGCGGGCGTCGAGGATGCCGGCTTGAAGTGGCCCAACGATTTGCTGGTCGGCGGCCGCAAGGTTGCCGGAATCCTGTTGGAGCTCTCTGGGGATCCGGCCGACATCTGTCACGTGGTCATCGGTATCGGTGTAAATATCAATATGCGGGTCCCACCGCGCGGCGAGACCATCGATCAGCCCTGGACCTCGCTGCGTCAGGTGGTGGGCGGTCAGGTTGATCGCAACGGGTTCGTTGCCAGCCTCGACCGTCAACTGCAGCACTATCTGCAGCTGCACCAGACCCATGGTTTCGCCTCGCTGCGTGAGCAGTGGGAGGCCAATCACCTGTGGCAGGGCCGCATGGCAGTGCTCGCCGCTGGGCTGCAATCCGTTCAGGGACGTGTGCTCGGGGTTGACGACACGGGGGCGCTACGCCTGGAAGTCGAAGGGCGGGAACAGGTGTTCAGCGGTGGTGAGCTCAGTCTGAGGTTGCGTGATGATTCTTGA
- the secE gene encoding preprotein translocase subunit SecE produces the protein MNVKAEAKDSRFDLLKWIAVALLVVAGVVGNQYFSGEPILYRVVGVLVLAVVAALIALNTAKGQSFFGLAKEARVEIRKVVWPTRQETTQTTLIVVLVVLVMALVLWGLDSLLGWLVSFIVS, from the coding sequence ATGAATGTTAAGGCTGAAGCCAAAGACTCTCGTTTTGATCTGCTCAAGTGGATCGCGGTGGCCCTGCTTGTGGTCGCTGGAGTGGTCGGTAATCAGTACTTTTCCGGTGAGCCGATTCTGTACCGTGTGGTGGGTGTGCTGGTGCTGGCAGTCGTTGCCGCGCTGATTGCGCTGAACACCGCCAAGGGTCAGTCCTTTTTTGGGCTGGCAAAGGAAGCTCGCGTTGAAATTCGCAAGGTTGTCTGGCCGACCCGTCAGGAAACCACGCAAACCACGCTGATCGTCGTCCTGGTCGTGCTCGTCATGGCTCTGGTGCTCTGGGGGCTCGATTCGCTCCTCGGTTGGCTTGTGTCGTTTATTGTAAGTTGA